A window of Vulgatibacter sp. genomic DNA:
TCCCGCCAGCTCCTCCACCCGGCTCAAGCCCCCGGTGGCCCGCCAGAGCCTGGTCGCGCCCTCGCCTGCTGCCACCGCCAGCGGCGCCACCAGCCTGGGGGCGCCGCCGGTCGCCTGGACCTCCCGCCGCGTGGCGGGCGGCTGGCGCTGGTGGCCGAGGACCGCGATGCCGTCGATCACCGTCGCCTCGGGGAGGGCCTTGAGCCGCGCCCGCAGCTCCGCCGGCAGGGAGGCGTCCTTCGTCCGCTGCCGCTCGCCCTGCCCGAGGAGGCAGTCGGCCCTGTCGAGCTGCGCCAGCGCCGCAGCATCGCCGGGACCCGGGGCACCCACCAGGCGGCCGAGGCAGACGATCCGGTCGCAATCCGCAAGCAGCTCCAGCGCCGCAGCGAGGACTGCAGGGTCACCGTCGATACCGTGGAAGAAGCCGTAGCGCATCGTTCGCCTCCTGTGCAGCGGTGCAGCTCTGCACCGACGTTCAGGAGACTAGCGCAGGGGTCTGACATTGGGCCCCGGCGCTCCTGCCGCGCACGAAAAAAGCCCCGGGATCTCCGGGGCTTTCGTCATTCGGGCCGCTGCGCGGCAGGATCAGATCGAGAGCGGCGCGCCGGTCGCGGGCACGGCGCCCGGGGTCCGGAACGGCGTGGCCGGGGTCACGACCCTGCCCCCGACGATCACGCGGTAGACGTAGATCCGACCGGGCTCGAGGCCCTTCAAGACGAGATCGTGCGAGGTGCCGCCGGACGACCGCACCACCCGGCTCGCGGTGGGGGCCATGCCCCACTCCACCAGCACCGGCGCGTCGGTCGGCGTCTCGAGGTGGAGGCGGGCGACGCCTTCCCCGAGCTGGAGCTCGGGCTGCGCCACCGCCGCAGGCTTCGCGCCGGCGAGCTGCGGCAGCACCAGCGCCAGGAGCAGCGCGAGGCCGAGGAGGACGACGGCACCGAGCGACGGCGCTGGGCGCGCGGCGATCGCGAGGGCGACCGGCTTGCGGCGGGGGGGAACCGGCGTCGGGCTGCGGTAGGTCCTTCTCCTCACGTTCGCTCCTTCGGCAGGGGCACGACCTCGTGCCACTTTCCCTCGAACAGGGGACCGGGCCCCGTCTCTTCCGCAGCGCGGCGGAGGCGAGGACGAATTCCTGGAGGAGAGCGTAGCGGATCCTCTCCCGCGGATCGAAGGGTCCCTGCCTGCACGTTGGACGCTCGACAGGCCGGCAGGGATTCGAACGATCGGATCGATCAGGCCCGCGGCAGGAGCCCCGCCGCCTGATCGAGCTCGAGGCGCACGCTGCGCAGGGCGCGGACCGCCTGTGCGTGGGCGAGGTTGATCCGGTCGGCCTCCGCCTCCAGCGCCGCCACCTCGTACTCGTCGGCGCGGCGCGCAGCGAGCACCAGCCGCTCGAGGGCCTGGTCCCGGTCCATCTCCATCCGCGCGATCGCCGCGTCGATCTCCCGCTTCAAGCGCCGCTCCGCCTCGGCCTTCGCCGCCTCGTGGGCGGCACCCACCGCCCGCGAGAGCACCTCCTGCGGCGCCTGCGGGGGCTGCATCCCCTCGGGCTCCTCGAGATCCTCGAGGAGCTCGTCGCGGACCTTGCCGGTCTCGCTGCCCCGGGCCAGCTCCACCGCCACCTGGTAGCGGGTGCTGTCGAGGTAGCGGGCAGCCTGCCGCGAGGGAACCCGCGAGCCGGTGGCGAGATCCTCCGGCTCGGGGAAGACCGCGAGGTAGGTGAAGGCGAAGCCCACCGCCGCGGGGCGCACGTGATCCGACGCCAGCCACGCGGCCCTGCCGAGCTCGCCGTCTCGCGCCCAGGCGAAGAGCCCCTCCACCAGCGGGTGGCCGGTGGCGAAGAAGTCGTTCTCCTCCTGCACCACGGCGGTGTCGCGCCAGAAGGAGCCGAGGATCGGCTGCTCCGAATCGAGGTCGACGCCGGCGATCGCATCCACCGCCATCTCGCCGCCGAGCTTGAACTGGCACTGGAACGCCTCGACGTGCTCCTCGCAGTCGGCAGTGATCCCGACCCGGCGGGCGAGGCCCACCACCTCGTCCTCGAGGCGCTCGTCGAGATCGCGGGCCACGTGCCAGAGCGCCTCCTCGAGCTCCTCGTCCTCGTCGACCTCGATGCCGAGGCGACCTGCGCCGCGCTCCACCAGCCGGCGCACCGCCGCCTTGTCGAAGGAGCGGAGGTCGAGGAGCGGATCGTAGGCGCGCCGCACCTCGTCGCGTGCAGCGGCGACGCGGCGGGCGAGCTCCTCGGCGTAGTCGTCGAAGGCCTGCTCGTCGCCTGCCGCGGCGAGCTTGGTCACCGAAGGCTCCACCCGCTCCAGCACCGGATCGAGACCGCCCACGGTCTCGTCGAAGACGCGCACCGCGCCGGCCATCAGATCGAAGACCCGCGCGCCCACGCTGCCCTCGACGCGGAAGCAGTGGACCTGCACCTCGTGGTGCTGGCCGATGCGATCGAGGCGGCCGATGCGCTGCTCGATCGCCGCCGGGCTCCAGGCGAGGTCGTAGTTGATCAAGTGGTGGCAGAACTGGAAGTTGCGCCCCTCGCCGCCCACCTCGGTGGAGAGCAGCACCGCCGGCCCCTCGGGATCGCGGAAGCGGGCCACCTGCCGGTCGCGCTCGAGCTGGTCGAGATCGCCGTGGTAGAGCGCGCTCTCCACGCCGCCGCGGCCGAGCACGTCGCGGACGTAGTCGAGGCTCTCGCGCGCCTCGCAGAAGAGGAGGATCTTCGCGCCAGGCTCCTCCCGGTGGATCCGCTGCACCAGCTCGAGGAGCGCCTTCGCCTTGGCATCGGCGCTGGGCCCCTCCAGCGTCGCCGCCCGCTGGGCGAGCTCCTTCTGCTTGTGGGCAGCGAGCGCAGCAGCCGCTGCACGGGGCGAGGAGTCGAGGCGCTTGAGCAGCGAAGCCATCGCCGCGCCGCTGGCGCGCAGCCCGCCGCTGGCGAGACGCTCCCGCACGTCGGCGCGGAACTGCCGCTCCGCCGGGGAGGGGACGACGTCGTGGCGCACGAGCCGCCGCGGGGCGAGCCCCCCGACCAGCGCGCGCCGGTTGCGGATCAGCCGCGAGGAGATCGAGTAGGCCTCGGCGAGGTGGAGCACGAAGGCGTCGAGCGCGCCCTCCTCCCCGTCGCGCAGCGCATCGAGCTTCTCCTCGAGGATCTCGTCCTCGGGGAGCATCTCCGCAATCGCCTCGGCGACCGCCACCTGCCCCGCGGGATCCTGCGCAGCGAGGAGCTCGCGGGTGCGATCGGAGAGATCGCCCTGGCGCTTGAGCCGCTTCTTGAACTCGTCGAAGGTCTCCGGCGTCGCCGGATCGACGAGGCTGAGGAGCTTGAAATGCTCCTCCGGATCGAGCTGCAGCGGCGTCGCCGTGAGGAGGAGCAGGCCGTGCGAATTGTCCGCCGCCGCCTCCGCGGCGGCGAAGGCCCTGGGCGAGACGAGGTGGTGGGCCTCGTCGAAGATGACGAGGTCCCAGCGCGCCGCCGGATCGGAGATCGCCTCGCGGTGCTCCTCGCTGCGGGCGAGGAGCTCGAGGGAGGTGACCACCTTCGGAAAGCGCCACCACGCCGGACGCGGATCGGCCTCCGCCTCCTTGGCGAGCCGCTCGCCGTCCAGCAGCGTGAAGAGCGAATGGAATTTGTGGTAGAGCTCCGCCAGCCACTGCACCGTGAGATGCGCCGGCGCCACCACGAGGACGCGCTTGGCGATGCCGGTGTTGGCGAGCGCCGCGTAGATCATCCCCGCTTCGATCGTCTTGCCGAGGCCCACCTCGTCCGCGAGGACGAAGCGCGGCATCCGCGCCGAGAGCACCCGCTGCACCACCGAGAGCTGGTGGGGCTTGGGCATCACCCTGCTGCCGAAGAGCGCGCCGAGCGCATCGGCGCGGCGCTCGAGATCGAGGCGTACCGCCCGCTCGCGCAGCG
This region includes:
- a CDS encoding helicase-related protein, with amino-acid sequence MKIVHRAQPSWGVGEILQVHEDGRFLEVRFAGRQGAPFLVSAKDPAVIRFHYSAGDEVSLADGRRARVIEVRESQGSPFYRYLLGFSDGSDEALSEVELVPRPPKAGALDLLASGQKLKASDFSLRERAVRLDLERRADALGALFGSRVMPKPHQLSVVQRVLSARMPRFVLADEVGLGKTIEAGMIYAALANTGIAKRVLVVAPAHLTVQWLAELYHKFHSLFTLLDGERLAKEAEADPRPAWWRFPKVVTSLELLARSEEHREAISDPAARWDLVIFDEAHHLVSPRAFAAAEAAADNSHGLLLLTATPLQLDPEEHFKLLSLVDPATPETFDEFKKRLKRQGDLSDRTRELLAAQDPAGQVAVAEAIAEMLPEDEILEEKLDALRDGEEGALDAFVLHLAEAYSISSRLIRNRRALVGGLAPRRLVRHDVVPSPAERQFRADVRERLASGGLRASGAAMASLLKRLDSSPRAAAAALAAHKQKELAQRAATLEGPSADAKAKALLELVQRIHREEPGAKILLFCEARESLDYVRDVLGRGGVESALYHGDLDQLERDRQVARFRDPEGPAVLLSTEVGGEGRNFQFCHHLINYDLAWSPAAIEQRIGRLDRIGQHHEVQVHCFRVEGSVGARVFDLMAGAVRVFDETVGGLDPVLERVEPSVTKLAAAGDEQAFDDYAEELARRVAAARDEVRRAYDPLLDLRSFDKAAVRRLVERGAGRLGIEVDEDEELEEALWHVARDLDERLEDEVVGLARRVGITADCEEHVEAFQCQFKLGGEMAVDAIAGVDLDSEQPILGSFWRDTAVVQEENDFFATGHPLVEGLFAWARDGELGRAAWLASDHVRPAAVGFAFTYLAVFPEPEDLATGSRVPSRQAARYLDSTRYQVAVELARGSETGKVRDELLEDLEEPEGMQPPQAPQEVLSRAVGAAHEAAKAEAERRLKREIDAAIARMEMDRDQALERLVLAARRADEYEVAALEAEADRINLAHAQAVRALRSVRLELDQAAGLLPRA